Proteins from a single region of Gorilla gorilla gorilla isolate KB3781 chromosome 16, NHGRI_mGorGor1-v2.1_pri, whole genome shotgun sequence:
- the LOC101141853 gene encoding ankyrin repeat and SOCS box protein 9-like yields the protein MEFGLSEQLKWSAELARLGEGSTDGKQGSMDGSKPTGPRDSPDTRLLSNPLMGDSVSDWSPMPEAAIYRHQLSLRNLISHGWLVNIIMADHVSPLHEACLRGHPSRVKILLKHGAQVNGVTTDWHTPLLMFVSAAAGIMLLQHGASVQPESDLASPVHEAARRGHVECVDSLTAYRGNNDHNISHLGTSLYLACENQQIACVKKLLESGADVNPGRGSPLHAVAFMKAFMKDSPLHAVARTASEELACLLMDFGADTQAKNAEGKCHVELVPPESPLIQLFLEREGPPSLMQLCLEFRSALESSSIIR from the coding sequence ATGGAGTTTGGACTTTCTGAGCAACTGAAGTGGAGCGCAGAGCTTGCTCGCTTAGGAGAGGGCAGCACGGATGGCAAACAAGGGAGCATGGATGGGAGCAAGCCCACGGGGCCAAGAGACTCTCCTGACACCAGGCTTCTTTCAAACCCATTGATGGGCGATTCTGTGTCTGATTGGTCTCCTATGCCTGAAGCTGCAATCTACAGACATCAGCTGTCTCTGAGGAACCTCATCAGCCACGGGTGGCTTGTGAACATCATCATGGCAGATCATGTTTCCCCACTCCATGAAGCCTGTCTCAGAGGTCATCCCTCTCGTGTAAAGATTTTATTAAAGCATGGAGCTCAGGTGAATGGTGTGACAACAGACTGGCACACTCCACTGTTAATGTTTGTGTcagcagcagctgggattatgCTTCTGCAGCATGGAGCCAGCGTTCAACCTGAGAGCGATCTGGCATCCCCCGTCCATGAAGCTGCTAGGAGAGGCCACGTGGAGTGTGTCGACTCTCTTACAGCTTATAGGGGCAACAATGACCATAACATCAGCCACCTGGGCACTTCACTGTATTTGGCTTGTGAAAACCAGCAGATAGCCTGTGTCAAGAAGCTTCTGGAGTCAGGAGCAGACGTGAACCCAGGGAGAGGTTCCCCACTTCATGCAGTGGCCTTCATGAAGGCCTTCATGAAGGATTCCCCACTTCATGCAGTGGCCAGGACAGCCAGTGAAGAGCTGGCCTGCCTGCTCATGGATTTTGGAGCAGACACCCAGGCCAAGAATGCTGAAGGCAAATGTCATGTGGAGCTGGTGCCTCCAGAGAGCCCTTTGATCCAGCTCTTCTTGGAGAGAGAAGGGCCCCCTTCTTTGATGCAGTTATGCCTAGAATTCAGAAGTGCTTTGGAATCCAGCAGCATCATAAGATAA